One Xyrauchen texanus isolate HMW12.3.18 chromosome 46, RBS_HiC_50CHRs, whole genome shotgun sequence DNA segment encodes these proteins:
- the bmt2 gene encoding S-adenosylmethionine sensor upstream of mTORC1 isoform X2 encodes MGDFEKIWREHCEDEQTLSEYAMAMKNLADNHWANKCEGEGRIEWCRSVCQEYFQDGGMRRVLEKDQKSACHAAAGNSTSVNTPLQSSSPSSMFHLERIRLLDVGSCFNPFLKFDEFLTVGIDIVPAVESVFKCDFLNLQLQQPLQLASDALDTFLQQLCGPIETLPAQLFHVVVFSLLLSYFPSPYQRWLCCKKAHELLTLNGLLLIITPDSSHQGRHALMMRSWRVAVESLGFKRYKYIKFSHMHLIAFRKVSSTTSSDLVSRNYPEMLYIPQDFHSFEDEGLTDSYEPPRSEFEDDHLAWNFAELPDTPYDSDSGESQSSSAPFHELEDPILLQS; translated from the exons A TGGGAGATTTTGAGAAAATATGGCGTGAGCACTGTGAAGACGAACAGACTCTAAGTGAGTATGCCATGGCCATGAAGAATCTGGCTGACAACCACTGGGCGAATAAATGCGAGGGAGAGGGACGCATCGAGTGGTGCCGCAG TGTTTGTCAGGAGTACTTCCAGGATGGAGGGATGAGGCGAGTGTTGGAGAAGGATCAGAAGAGTGCTTGTCATGCCGCAGCTGGCAATAGCACATCTGTAAACACTCCACTACAATCCTCCTCTCCCAG CTCAATGTTCCACCTTGAGAGGATACGACTCTTGGATGTGGGCAGCTGTTTCAATCCCTTCCTGAAGTTTGATGAGTTTCTTACTGTCGGTATTGACATTGTGCCAGcagtagag AGTGTCTTCAAGTGCGACTTTCTCAATCTACAGCTGCAGCAGCCTTTGCAACTGGCCAGTGATGCTCTGGATACCTTCCTTCAGCAGCTGTGTGGCCCCATTGAAACTTTACCTGCCCAACTCTTTCATGTGGTGGTGTTCTCTCTGCTTCTCTCCTATTTCCCCTCACCCTATCAGCGTTGGCTCTGCTGCAAGAAAGCCCATGAACTTTTGACCCTGAATGGCCTTCTCCTCATCATCACCCCTGACTCCTCCCATCAGGGCCGCCATGCACTCATGATGCGCAGCTGGCGAGTTGCAGTCGAGTCGCTGGGCTTTAAACGCTATAAGTACATCAAGTTCTCCCATATGCACCTTATTGCTTTCCGCAAGGTGTCATCCACCACCAGCAGCGACCTGGTCAGCCGCAACTACCCGGAGATGCTCTACATACCACAGGACTTCCACTCGTTCGAGGACGAGGGGCTCACAGATTCCTACGAGCCTCCACGTTCCGAATTCGAGGACGACCATTTGGCATGGAACTTTGCGGAGTTGCCGGACACTCCATATGATTCGGACTCAGGCGAGAGCCAAAGTAGCTCGGCACCCTTCCATGAGCTGGAAGACCCCATTTTGCTGCAGAGCTGA
- the bmt2 gene encoding S-adenosylmethionine sensor upstream of mTORC1 isoform X1, with protein sequence MDLQSSAESDPDLPKYHLGSVPKEPQSRKSEQEKLSGVVKSVHRKLRRKYIEVGDFEKIWREHCEDEQTLSEYAMAMKNLADNHWANKCEGEGRIEWCRSVCQEYFQDGGMRRVLEKDQKSACHAAAGNSTSVNTPLQSSSPSSMFHLERIRLLDVGSCFNPFLKFDEFLTVGIDIVPAVESVFKCDFLNLQLQQPLQLASDALDTFLQQLCGPIETLPAQLFHVVVFSLLLSYFPSPYQRWLCCKKAHELLTLNGLLLIITPDSSHQGRHALMMRSWRVAVESLGFKRYKYIKFSHMHLIAFRKVSSTTSSDLVSRNYPEMLYIPQDFHSFEDEGLTDSYEPPRSEFEDDHLAWNFAELPDTPYDSDSGESQSSSAPFHELEDPILLQS encoded by the exons atggacctgcagagcagCGCTGAGAGCGATCCTGATCTCCCCAAATACCATCTCGGTTCCGTCCCGAAGGAGCCGCAGTCCAGAAAGAGTGAGCAGGAGAAGCTGTCGGGAGTGGTGAAAAGCGTTCACCGAAAGCTCCGCAGGAAATATATTGAAG TGGGAGATTTTGAGAAAATATGGCGTGAGCACTGTGAAGACGAACAGACTCTAAGTGAGTATGCCATGGCCATGAAGAATCTGGCTGACAACCACTGGGCGAATAAATGCGAGGGAGAGGGACGCATCGAGTGGTGCCGCAG TGTTTGTCAGGAGTACTTCCAGGATGGAGGGATGAGGCGAGTGTTGGAGAAGGATCAGAAGAGTGCTTGTCATGCCGCAGCTGGCAATAGCACATCTGTAAACACTCCACTACAATCCTCCTCTCCCAG CTCAATGTTCCACCTTGAGAGGATACGACTCTTGGATGTGGGCAGCTGTTTCAATCCCTTCCTGAAGTTTGATGAGTTTCTTACTGTCGGTATTGACATTGTGCCAGcagtagag AGTGTCTTCAAGTGCGACTTTCTCAATCTACAGCTGCAGCAGCCTTTGCAACTGGCCAGTGATGCTCTGGATACCTTCCTTCAGCAGCTGTGTGGCCCCATTGAAACTTTACCTGCCCAACTCTTTCATGTGGTGGTGTTCTCTCTGCTTCTCTCCTATTTCCCCTCACCCTATCAGCGTTGGCTCTGCTGCAAGAAAGCCCATGAACTTTTGACCCTGAATGGCCTTCTCCTCATCATCACCCCTGACTCCTCCCATCAGGGCCGCCATGCACTCATGATGCGCAGCTGGCGAGTTGCAGTCGAGTCGCTGGGCTTTAAACGCTATAAGTACATCAAGTTCTCCCATATGCACCTTATTGCTTTCCGCAAGGTGTCATCCACCACCAGCAGCGACCTGGTCAGCCGCAACTACCCGGAGATGCTCTACATACCACAGGACTTCCACTCGTTCGAGGACGAGGGGCTCACAGATTCCTACGAGCCTCCACGTTCCGAATTCGAGGACGACCATTTGGCATGGAACTTTGCGGAGTTGCCGGACACTCCATATGATTCGGACTCAGGCGAGAGCCAAAGTAGCTCGGCACCCTTCCATGAGCTGGAAGACCCCATTTTGCTGCAGAGCTGA